One Nocardioides luti DNA window includes the following coding sequences:
- a CDS encoding DUF6104 family protein, with protein sequence MYFTDRGIEELEKRRGDEEVTLAWLAERLQEFTDTHPEFETPVERFATWLARLDDPDD encoded by the coding sequence ATGTACTTCACCGATCGCGGCATCGAGGAGCTCGAGAAGCGCCGGGGTGACGAGGAGGTCACCCTGGCGTGGCTCGCCGAGCGCCTGCAGGAGTTCACCGACACGCACCCGGAGTTCGAGACGCCGGTCGAGAGGTTCGCCACGTGGCTGGCCCGGCTCGACGATCCTGACGACTGA